From a single Porites lutea chromosome 10, jaPorLute2.1, whole genome shotgun sequence genomic region:
- the LOC140951134 gene encoding uncharacterized protein, whose protein sequence is METEILRKVQQNFKRWGGMAEEITQRNTGHKQSNFRVKRSASSSTSRQVSPTVTPSYVQLLIRDELRLLQNQICAKDHVLCRAGPRGKPGRRGRPGSPGKHGPQGIPGPMGIKGDLGVQGDVGPPGPRGPQGEKGQKGEQGRSISAPFFIEAPPVEKKINEGQTAILKCTVDGNPQPRVTWSKSKLSLPVGRHVTGPSNALVIKKVKPEDTGIYSCSAENLLGSVNASAQLTVQFAPRLLLSSSRLLAEEGQNISIPCSATGQPQPNITWSKAFSSLPERAVVSATALKIVNVKKKDGGVYICKAENILGRTEDTIQVMIFSLNFSVLPPKHLTPFLGSPVRLPCEAESDLSPKVTWLKDGKPLLPADTNILQNNTLIIRNVTNSHAGLYTCIASNALSTIETSVEIKTPVTAASCSVIRKYVSGSSGSFVIDPDGEGGLAPFRVYCDMRDKNGVGVTVVSHNSESRTLVDGYDNHGSYSRSIHYSGVTLSQLANLTLVSTYCEQFIKYECYGSVFWLGNSSPAGWWVSRDSSQMLYWGGASPRNNSCACGITNSCADSSQTCNCDKNDAEWREDSGLLTDKDHLPVKELRFGDTGINGPNNVADEKGYHTLGKLKCYGIANA, encoded by the exons ATGGAGACTGAAATACTGCGAAAAGTACAACAGAATTTTAAACGTTGGGGAGGAATGGCAGAGGAAATAACTCAGAGAAATACAG GACACAAACAGAGCAATTTCAGAGTAAAAAGAAGTGCAAGCTCATCAACGAGCAGGCAAGTTAGTCCAACAGTAACACCCTCCTATGTACAACTACTGATACGAGACGAGCTGCGACTTTTGCAGAACCAAATCTGCGCTAAAGATCATGTGTTATGCCGTGCAGGACCGCGGGGAAAACCCGGCCGCCGTGGAAGACCCGGAAGCCCTGGGAAGCATGGCCCCCAGGGAATTCCAGGACCAATGGGAATAAAGGGAGATCTGGGAGTACAGGGGGATGTGGGACCACCCGGACCAAGAGGCCCCCAGGGAGAGAAGGGTCAGAAAGGCGAACAGGGAAGGTCGATTTCTGCTCCCTTTTTCATCGAAGCTCCTCctgttgaaaagaaaatcaacGAAGGCCAAACAGCAATATTGAAATGCACAGTAGACGGAAATCCACAACCAAGGGTCACATGGTCAAAGAGCAAATTATCACTTCCGGTTGGGCGTCACGTCACTGGACCCAGTAACGCTCTAGTTATAAAGAAAGTGAAACCAGAAGATACCGGAATCTACAGCTGCAGTGCGGAAAACCTGCTGGGAAGTGTTAACGCCTCAGCACAGTTAACGGTTCAAT TTGCCCCGCGATTATTACTGAGTTCCAGTCGACTGCTGGCCGAAGAGGGACAAAATATCAGCATCCCCTGCAGTGCCACTGGTCAGCCGCAGCCTAATATCACGTGGTCAAAAGCATTCAGCAGTTTACCTGAGAGAGCTGTGGTGAGCGCCACAGCTTTGAAAATCGTCaacgtaaaaaaaaaggacGGCGGTGTATATATTTGCAAAGCAGAGAATATACTGGGAAGGACAGAGGACACGATACAAGTGATGATTTTCTCTTTGAATTTTTCAGTTCTCCCTCCCAAACATCTTACTCCATTCCTTGGGTCTCCTGTGCGACTGCCATGTGAAGCCGAGAGTGACCTGAGTCCTAAAGTCACGTGGTTAAAGGATGGCAAGCCATTGCTTCCCGCTGATACTAACATTCTTCAAAACAACACACTAATTATACGTAATGTAACCAATTCACACGCTGGATTGTACACTTGCATAGCAAGCAATGCTCTATCGACAATCGAGACTAGTGTAGAAATAAAGACTCCAGTTACAGCTGCTTCCTGTTCTGTGATACGTAAATACGTCAGCGGCTCTAGCGGAAGTTTTGTAATTGACCCAGATGGCGAAGGAGGACTGGCACCGTTTAGGGTGTATTGCGACATGCGTGACAAAAATGGGGTTGGCGTGACAGTCGTAAGTCATAACAGTGAGAGCAGAACACTAGTGGATGGATATGATAATCATGGTAGTTACTCACGCAGCATTCACTACTCAGGAGTTACCTTGTCTCAGCTAGCAAATCTTACTCTGGTCTCTACGTATTGCGAACAATTCATCAAATATGAATGCTATGGCTCTGTGTTTTGGCTTGGAAATTCATCGCCTGCTGGTTGGTGGGTATCACGTGATTCTTCACAAATGTTGTACTGGGGTGGAGCGTCGCCTAGAAATAACAGTTGCGCATGCGGGATAACCAACTCGTGTGCAGACTCAAGTCAAACGTGTAACTGTGATAAGAATGACGCAGAGTGGCGAGAGGACAGCGGTCTTCTCACAGACAAGGACCATCTTCCAGTCAAAGAGCTCAGGTTTGGAGATACAGGAATTAacggccccaacaatgttgccGATGAAAAGGGCTACCACACTCTTGGAAAACTGAAGTGTTATGGTATAGCAAATGCATAA
- the LOC140951135 gene encoding 4'-phosphopantetheine phosphatase-like has protein sequence MNSEATKGSPSGYAKSISLPEVFRNLNTAKIFAVDIGGSLAKVAYMSQVRTIRKRHYSFTSLTSLAKSDDEDQDKGAVPDRGSSGHIYEIKEDQESSIRLHFIKFETKYIEMCVNFIKDNILTAAHKDKALKATGGGAYKYIDLLTSKLGCRVDKEDEMECLIRGCNFLLRNISNEVFEFHREQDPPYVFQSLNHSERFPYLLVNIGSGVSIVKVLSETQFERVGGTSMGGGTFWGLGSLLTKAKGFDDLLELATKGRHQNVDMLVKDIYGGAYDTLKLPGDLTASSFGKTVRSPRDEHHAGQFAEADIAKSLLHMISNDIGQIASLYAKLNGLKKIYFSGYFIRGNPVTMHTISYGINYWSKGTQQPLFLRHEGYLGAIGAFLKGADEDVDFSVSKLNGLTWRENYAGSSGLSAAKRPADLMSARNADSVRCDVLEMDQFTHTLVPFPLLASPGDYFPDTQDLTVDTEAREYWLQCFEDALDKVVERAIASQPKSSDAKERAEKFRKKFCLRLNVLKQQPAAYGTLNVRSLLDVREQYLNEFSFPDPYAEVKQQENEAALLLLSKRLEELDTLPWELRQRALAEGVIAGNVFDWGAKEVAKLMEEGHLDFGSAMKKLQARPWLKDDLDAWIERLKGPPHKLAVVFVDNSGVDIILGMFPFIRELLSRGTKVVMAANSYPALNDVMFSELVILTESVADLCPEIRTAYKEGHLVPMESGIGSPCLDCRRVNTELALKCRDADLLILEGMGRAVHTNYDAKFTCESIKLAVIKNRWLAQRLGGDMYSVVFRYEQGTVASVKSVDCPVMQQSQGLVSWDIGHPEEE, from the exons ATGAATTCTGAAGCTACAAAAGGAAGCCCATCGGGTTACGCAAAGAGCATTTCCTTGCCTGAGGTGTTCAGAAATCTAAACACTGCAAAAATCTTTGCAGTGGATATTG GTGGGTCTCTGGCCAAAGTGGCATACATGTCACAAGTAAGAACCATTAGGAAACGACATTACAGCTTTACTTCATTAACTTCATTGGCTAAGAGTGATGATGAAGACCAGGACAAAGGGGCAGTG CCTGACAGAGGATCTTCTGGGCATATCTACGAGATCAAGGAAGACCAGGAATCTAGTATCCGATTACACTTCATAAAGTTTGAAACCAAGTACATTGAAATGTGTGTCAACTTTATCAAAGACAACATTTTAACTGCTGCACATAAAGACAAGGCTCTTAAGGCAACAG GTGGTGGTGCTTACAAATACATTGATTTGTTGACAAGTAAACTTGGTTGCAG ggTGGACAAGGAAGATGAGATGGAATGTCTAATCAGAGGCTGTAACTTTCTACTGAGGAATATCTCAAATGAAGTGTTTGAATTCCATCGTGAACAAGATCCACCTTATGTCTTTCAAAGTCTAAATCATTCTGAACGCTTTCCTTATCTTTTGGTCAACATTGGATCTGGAGTCAGTATTGTCAAG GTCTTGTCTGAAACTCAGTTTGAGCGAGTTGGTGGTACAAGCATGGGAGGAGGAACGTTCTGGGGCCTGGGCTCTCTGCTCACCAAAGCCAAG GGTTTTGATGATTTACTAGAGCTGGCAACAAAGGGACGACACCAGAACGTGGACATGCTG GTGAAAGACATCTACGGTGGCGCGTACGACACATTGAAACTACCAGGAGATCTAACAGCGAGCAGCTTTGGAAAAACGGTGCGATCACCGCGGGATGAACACCACG CTGGACAGTTCGCCGAAGCAGACATTGCTAAGAGTCTTTTACATATGATCAGTAACGACATAGGCCAG aTTGCCTCGCTTTATGCCAAGCTGAATGGCTTAAAGAAAATCTACTTTAGTGGTTATTTCATCCGCGGTAATCCAGTCACGATGCATACTATCTCCTACGGCATCAACTACTGGTCCAAG GGAACTCAACAGCCTTTATTTCTGAGACACGAAGGTTATCTTGGTGCTATTGGAGCGTTCTTAAAAGGAGCTGATGAAGACG TTGACTTTTCTGTGAGCAAACTTAACGGTTTAACATGGAGAGAGAACTATGCAGGAAGTTCTGGTCTGTCAGCTGCAAAACGGCCTGCTGATTTGATGAGTGCAAGGAATGCTGATTCTGTTAGG TGTGACGTTTTAGAGATGGATCAATTTACTCACACGCTCGTTCCATTCCCTCTCCTCGCTTCCCCCGGAGACTACTTCCCTGATACCCAGGACCTCACGGTTGATACTGAGGCGAGAGAATATTGGTTGCAATGCTTCGAAGACGCATTGGACAAA GTTGTCGAGCGAGCAATAGCCAGCCAACCCAAGTCCTCGGATGCCAAAGAAAGAGCAGAAAAGTTTCGCAAGAAATTTTGTCTTCGTCTGAATGTTCTCAAGCAACAACCTGC AGCTTACGGAACATTGAATGTACGCAGTTTGCTAGACGTCAGAGAACAGTACCTCAACGAGTTTAGCTTTCCTGATCCTTACGCTGAG gtaaaacaacaagaaaacgaGGCTGCCCTTCTTCTCTTGTCCAAACGACTTGAAGAATTAGACACGTTGCCATGGGAATTGCGGCAGCGTGCTTTGGCAGAAGGTGTAATAGCAGGAAACGTTTTCGACTGGGGTGCAAAGGAAGTCGCTAA acTTATGGAAGAAGGTCATCTTGACTTTGGCTCAGCAATGAAGAAGTTGCAAG CCCGGCCGTGGTTGAAAGATGACCTGGATGCGTGGATTGAGCGATTAAAG GGACCTCCTCATAAATTGGCTGTCGTATTTGTGGACAACAGCGGCGTGGATATTATATTAGGAATGTTCCCGTTTATCAGAGAACTCCTTTCACGTGGAACAAAG GTAGTTATGGCTGCCAACTCATACCCAGCCCTTAACGATGTTATGTTCAGTGAACTTGTAATTCTAACCGAGAGTGTAGCAGATTTATGCCCCGAAATAAG GACTGCATATAAGGAAGGACACTTGGTTCCCATGGAGTCAGGAATCGGATCCCCCTGTTTAGACTGCAG gAGAGTGAACACAGAACTGGCGTTAAAGTGTAGAGACGCAGATCTGCTAATTCTGGAAGGGATGGGCAG AGCCGTTCACACGAACTATGACGCAAAGTTCACTTGTGAAAGTATAAAACTTGCCGTGATAAAGAATCGCTGGCTTGCGCAAAGACTGGGCGGAGATATGTACAGCGTGGTCTTTAGATACGAGCAAGGAACAGTGGCATCTGTCAAGAGTGTAGATTGTCCTGTGATGCAACAAAGCCAGGGGCTTGTATCTTGGGATATAGGGCACCCCGAAGAAGAGTAA